The DNA sequence GCAAAATCACAATCAACAAGCTTACAGTTCGCAAGTATCCCAGTAGCGAAGTTATCTCCAGCACCCTTAACTCCAACCAAGTCCGTATCATGCATTTCTACTTGACTAAAATCATTATTTAGCATTTGCGAATTTTGAATCTCAACTTCCCTCCACTCACTATCACTGAAGTTACATTGTTGAATATTTTCATTATAAAGTAGAGACTTATATATACTATTACCATTAGCAAAGCCCACTTTTAACCATGAGTTATTATTTAGCTCTGTATTTTGGATCTGGCTTGCAAAAAATGTAACTTTTAAAAAGGAACTATCAGTTAATTTTGAAGAGTCTACCAACATCCCACTAAACTGACTTTTATTAAATACTGTCTTTGATATACTAGTTTTTAGTATATTGCCCTTATACCACATCTCTGAATTAAATTTAGATTGTATAATATTACAATTATGTAAGTCAGTAGTATGAAGCTGTGTACCACTAAAGCTACATTTAGTAAATGTGCAATCTTCAAAGACAATACTCTTAATAGTAGCTTTATCAAAATTAACATTATCAAATGTACAATTAGTAAATGCACTTTGACCTAATTCAGTAGACTCAAATTGACTATTTGTAAAACTACAATTTTTATATTTGCATCCTACTATTTTTGCATTATTAAATTTAGCAGCTGAAAAATTAGCTCCTGTATATTTATTAGATACGATTGCACAGTCTTGAGCATTTAAATTAGTAAAGTCAGTGTCTTGATGATCTATAGTATCTATAGTCTTATCTTGCCAATCTTTATTTAGTTTTTGAACCTTATCTAGTAACAGATCATACGCTGGCTTTGTCCATAATTTATCGTATACAAAATTATTTATACTACATAACTCGACAGGATATTCTAATAGCTCATCGACCATATCAGGACCTAATGATACATTATATAAAGGAGGCTCTGCACCATACTCACCCTTATGATCTATCTCTTGTATAGATGGGATACTATCACAATAATCATCCAATGGTCGTTTTTCTTGTTCAT is a window from the Francisella salimarina genome containing:
- a CDS encoding pentapeptide repeat-containing protein, which translates into the protein MSNEQEKRPLDDYCDSIPSIQEIDHKGEYGAEPPLYNVSLGPDMVDELLEYPVELCSINNFVYDKLWTKPAYDLLLDKVQKLNKDWQDKTIDTIDHQDTDFTNLNAQDCAIVSNKYTGANFSAAKFNNAKIVGCKYKNCSFTNSQFESTELGQSAFTNCTFDNVNFDKATIKSIVFEDCTFTKCSFSGTQLHTTDLHNCNIIQSKFNSEMWYKGNILKTSISKTVFNKSQFSGMLVDSSKLTDSSFLKVTFFASQIQNTELNNNSWLKVGFANGNSIYKSLLYNENIQQCNFSDSEWREVEIQNSQMLNNDFSQVEMHDTDLVGVKGAGDNFATGILANCKLVDCDFAQANFTATDFIVNSSIQNCTLEKLIYAYANLPQGFDDNQLKKTSQAQIKPLTEKDLTNN